In Microbacterium binotii, one DNA window encodes the following:
- the dnaE gene encoding DNA polymerase III subunit alpha — translation MLDGAAKIGAMTQAASEYGMPAIAVTDHGNTFAAFEFYRAAQGAGVKPIIGLEAYVTPGTHRSDKSRVAWGSPDQKSDDVSGSGAYTHMTMWSQTTEGMHNLFRLSSLSSMEGYYFKPRMDRELLQTYGKGLIATTGCPSGEVQTRLRLGQYDAARAAAAEFQDIFGKENYFAEIMDHGLSIERRVMSDLIRLAKDLDIPLVATNDSHYTHQHEADAHEALLCVQSGSTLDDPNRFKFDGDGYYIKTAQEMRQLFRDHPEACDNTLLIAERCEVEFNTSANYMPRFPVPDGETEDSWLIKEVEKGLHYRYPQGIPDKVRKQAEYETGIILQMGFPGYFLVVADFINWAKDNGIRVGPGRGSGAGSMVAYAMKITDLDPLEHGLIFERFLNPDRVSMPDFDVDFDDRRRGEVIEYVTEKYGSERVAQIVTYGTIKSKQALKDAGRVLGFPFSMGEKLTKAMPPAVMGKDMELGGMFNKEHPRYKEASEFRTLIETDPEAKTVFDRALGLEGLKRQWGVHAAGVIMSSEPLLDIIPIMRREQDGQIVTQFDYPSCETLGLIKMDFLGLRNLTIISDALDNIRSNRGEELDLEHLELDDRPAYDLLTRGDTLGVFQLDGGPMRSLLRLMKPDNFEDISAVIALYRPGPMGANSHTNYALRKNGLQPITPIHPELEEPLRDILDTTYGLIIYQEQVMAIAQRVAGFSLGQADILRRAMGKKKKSELDKQYEGFSGGMKERGFGDGAVKALWDILLPFSDYAFNKAHSAAYGLVSYWTAYLKAHYPAEYMAALLTSVGDSKDKMAIYLNECRRMGIRVLPPDVGESINFFAAVGDDIRFGLGAVRNVGSNVVDGIVASREKEGFASFHDFLAKVPMHVANKRTVESLIKAGAFDSMGHTRRALLEIHEDATEQAVLDKRREANGEVGFDFDSLWGDDEPQQVSKVPERPEWTKKDKLAFEREMLGLYVSDHPLAGLEIPLAKHASTSIHDLLSSESVQDGDQVTVAGLVTSVQHRVAKQSGNPYGMITVEDFNGEVTVMFMGRTYTEFQSVLQADSILVVRGRVSRRDDGLNLHAQSCFSPDLGAVDATSALVLVVPEQKATQSVVEELAAVLHRHPGETEVTLKLHRAGTAKVFEVPHPVTISADLFGDLKGLLGPSCLG, via the coding sequence ATGCTCGACGGCGCCGCCAAGATCGGCGCGATGACGCAGGCGGCGTCCGAATACGGGATGCCGGCGATCGCCGTGACCGACCATGGGAACACCTTCGCGGCGTTCGAGTTCTACCGCGCCGCGCAGGGCGCAGGCGTGAAGCCGATCATCGGGCTTGAGGCCTACGTGACTCCCGGAACGCACCGCAGCGACAAGTCGCGCGTGGCCTGGGGATCGCCCGACCAGAAGAGCGACGACGTATCGGGCTCGGGCGCGTACACGCACATGACGATGTGGAGTCAGACCACCGAGGGCATGCACAACCTCTTCCGGTTGAGCTCCCTGTCGAGCATGGAGGGGTACTACTTCAAGCCCCGCATGGACCGCGAACTCCTCCAGACCTACGGCAAGGGGCTGATCGCGACGACGGGCTGCCCCTCTGGCGAGGTGCAGACGCGCTTGCGTCTGGGGCAGTACGACGCGGCGCGCGCGGCCGCGGCGGAGTTCCAGGACATCTTCGGCAAGGAGAATTACTTCGCCGAGATCATGGACCACGGCCTCTCCATCGAGCGACGTGTCATGAGCGATCTGATCCGCCTGGCGAAGGATCTCGACATCCCGCTCGTCGCGACGAACGACTCGCACTACACCCACCAGCACGAGGCCGATGCGCACGAGGCCCTGCTCTGCGTGCAGTCCGGGTCCACCCTCGATGACCCCAACCGCTTCAAGTTCGACGGCGACGGCTACTACATCAAGACCGCGCAGGAGATGCGTCAGCTTTTCCGTGATCACCCGGAGGCGTGTGACAACACGCTGCTGATCGCAGAGCGCTGCGAGGTCGAGTTCAACACCTCCGCCAACTACATGCCGCGGTTCCCCGTGCCCGACGGCGAGACCGAAGACAGCTGGCTCATCAAAGAGGTCGAGAAGGGGCTGCACTACCGCTATCCGCAGGGCATCCCCGACAAGGTGCGCAAGCAGGCCGAATACGAGACCGGCATCATCCTGCAGATGGGATTCCCCGGCTACTTCCTCGTGGTCGCCGACTTCATCAACTGGGCCAAGGACAACGGCATCCGCGTCGGTCCCGGTCGCGGCTCCGGCGCCGGATCCATGGTCGCCTACGCGATGAAGATCACCGATCTGGACCCCCTCGAGCACGGGCTCATCTTCGAGCGCTTCCTCAATCCCGACCGCGTCTCCATGCCCGACTTCGACGTCGACTTCGACGATCGTCGCCGCGGCGAGGTGATCGAGTACGTCACCGAGAAGTACGGCTCGGAGCGCGTCGCCCAGATCGTCACGTACGGCACGATCAAATCGAAGCAGGCGCTGAAGGATGCGGGCCGCGTGCTCGGCTTCCCGTTCTCCATGGGAGAGAAGCTCACCAAGGCCATGCCCCCCGCCGTCATGGGCAAGGACATGGAGCTCGGCGGCATGTTCAACAAGGAGCATCCGCGATACAAGGAGGCCAGCGAGTTCCGCACGCTCATCGAGACCGACCCCGAGGCGAAGACGGTCTTCGACCGCGCGTTGGGGCTCGAGGGCCTGAAGCGTCAGTGGGGCGTGCACGCGGCCGGCGTCATCATGTCGTCGGAACCGCTGCTGGACATCATCCCGATCATGCGCCGCGAGCAGGACGGCCAGATCGTCACGCAGTTCGACTATCCGTCTTGCGAGACGCTCGGGCTGATCAAGATGGACTTCCTCGGGCTGCGAAATCTCACGATCATCTCCGACGCGCTCGACAACATCCGCAGCAACCGCGGCGAGGAGCTCGACCTCGAGCATCTCGAGTTGGACGACCGGCCCGCCTACGACCTGCTCACCCGCGGCGACACGCTCGGCGTGTTCCAGCTCGACGGCGGGCCCATGCGGTCGCTCCTGCGGCTCATGAAGCCCGACAACTTCGAAGACATCTCGGCCGTCATCGCGCTGTACCGGCCCGGGCCCATGGGGGCGAACTCGCACACCAACTACGCCCTGCGCAAGAACGGGCTGCAGCCCATCACCCCCATCCATCCTGAACTCGAAGAGCCGCTGCGAGACATCCTCGACACGACCTACGGCCTGATCATCTATCAGGAGCAGGTCATGGCGATCGCGCAGCGAGTGGCCGGCTTCTCGCTCGGTCAAGCAGACATCCTCCGCCGCGCGATGGGCAAGAAGAAGAAGTCCGAGCTCGACAAGCAGTACGAGGGCTTCTCGGGCGGAATGAAGGAACGCGGGTTCGGCGACGGCGCGGTCAAGGCGCTGTGGGACATCCTGCTGCCCTTCTCCGACTACGCCTTCAACAAAGCGCACTCCGCGGCCTACGGCCTGGTGTCCTACTGGACGGCTTATCTGAAGGCGCATTACCCCGCCGAGTACATGGCGGCGCTGCTGACCAGCGTCGGCGACTCCAAAGACAAGATGGCGATCTATCTGAACGAGTGCCGTCGCATGGGGATCCGCGTCCTGCCTCCGGATGTGGGGGAGTCCATCAACTTCTTCGCCGCCGTCGGCGACGACATCCGCTTCGGGCTCGGAGCGGTGCGCAACGTCGGGTCGAACGTCGTAGACGGAATCGTCGCCTCTCGAGAGAAGGAGGGCTTCGCCTCCTTCCACGACTTCCTCGCGAAGGTGCCGATGCACGTCGCGAACAAGCGCACCGTCGAGTCGCTCATCAAGGCCGGCGCGTTCGACTCCATGGGCCACACCCGGCGTGCGCTGCTGGAGATCCACGAGGACGCGACCGAACAGGCGGTGCTCGACAAACGGCGCGAGGCCAACGGCGAGGTCGGGTTCGACTTCGACAGTCTGTGGGGCGACGACGAGCCCCAACAGGTCTCGAAGGTGCCGGAGCGGCCGGAATGGACCAAGAAGGACAAGCTGGCCTTCGAACGGGAGATGCTCGGGCTCTATGTGTCCGATCACCCGCTCGCCGGTCTTGAGATCCCGCTCGCGAAGCACGCCTCGACCTCGATCCACGACCTGCTGTCCTCGGAGAGCGTGCAGGACGGCGATCAGGTCACGGTGGCGGGCCTGGTCACCAGCGTCCAGCATCGCGTGGCGAAGCAGAGCGGCAATCCGTACGGCATGATCACCGTCGAGGATTTCAACGGCGAGGTCACCGTGATGTTCATGGGTCGTACGTACACGGAGTTCCAGTCGGTGCTGCAGGCGGATTCGATCCTGGTCGTGCGGGGGCGCGTGTCGCGCCGGGACGACGGATTGAACCTGCACGCCCAGAGCTGCTTCAGCCCGGATCTGGGAGCGGTGGACGCCACATCCGCTCTCGTCCTCGTGGTCCCCGAGCAGAAGGCGACGCAGTCCGTGGTGGAGGAGCTGGCCGCCGTGCTGCACCGCCACCCGGGCGAGACCGAGGTGACGCTGAAGCTGCACCGCGCGGGCACCGCGAAGGTGTTCGAGGTGCCGCATCCGGTCACGATCAGCGCCGATCTGTTCGGCGACCTCAAGGGTCTGCTCGGTCCCAGCTGTCTGGGTTGA
- a CDS encoding NUDIX hydrolase, whose product MATPEFILELRRMVGTHPLTLTGVTAVIVHEERILLGRRSDNGALTPITGIVDPHEEPADAARREAEEEAGVRIRVDRLAWVHQIPRVVYANGDQTDYLDLTFRCTWLDGDPYPADGEMTDVGWYPLDDLSGLDDEMRARVTAALEDGPTRFAGGR is encoded by the coding sequence ATGGCCACCCCCGAGTTCATCCTCGAACTGCGCCGCATGGTCGGCACGCATCCCCTCACCCTCACGGGCGTGACGGCGGTGATCGTGCACGAGGAGCGCATCCTGCTGGGGCGGCGCAGCGACAACGGCGCGCTGACCCCGATCACGGGGATCGTCGATCCGCACGAGGAGCCCGCCGATGCCGCGCGCCGGGAGGCCGAAGAGGAGGCGGGTGTCCGCATCCGGGTCGATCGCCTCGCCTGGGTGCACCAGATTCCTCGCGTCGTCTACGCGAACGGCGATCAGACGGACTACCTCGACCTCACCTTCCGATGCACATGGCTCGACGGAGACCCGTACCCCGCCGACGGCGAGATGACCGACGTGGGCTGGTACCCGCTCGACGACCTCTCCGGGCTGGATGACGAGATGCGCGCGCGCGTCACCGCGGCGCTCGAGGACGGACCGACGCGCTTCGCCGGGGGTCGGTGA
- a CDS encoding cyclodeaminase/cyclohydrolase family protein yields the protein MTRTLDAFLRGLRRATGNPGGGAAGGVVAAIGAALGTMVCHYTPGEPRARERALALDLLGDRLVAGADADAEASERLGAALALPESPDRSPTVFDAATDACAASAALGELALALARELRTVADVGNRHLMSDLAVAADIAAAGLGAAATNLRGGLELAAAHGDPTALETAHRSLVDALVAARADTRALADRLGEP from the coding sequence ATGACGCGGACGCTCGACGCGTTCCTCCGAGGGCTGCGCCGGGCGACCGGGAACCCGGGCGGCGGCGCCGCGGGAGGTGTCGTGGCGGCGATCGGCGCGGCGCTCGGGACGATGGTCTGCCACTACACGCCCGGTGAGCCTCGCGCACGCGAACGGGCGCTCGCCCTCGATCTGCTGGGCGATCGACTCGTCGCGGGCGCTGACGCGGACGCCGAGGCCTCGGAGAGGCTGGGCGCGGCGCTCGCGCTGCCCGAGTCCCCGGACCGGTCACCGACGGTGTTCGACGCCGCGACGGATGCCTGCGCCGCATCCGCTGCCCTCGGCGAGCTCGCGCTCGCTCTGGCGCGGGAGCTTCGGACGGTGGCGGATGTGGGCAATCGCCACCTCATGTCGGATCTGGCCGTCGCGGCCGACATCGCCGCCGCGGGTCTCGGCGCCGCCGCGACGAACCTCCGCGGCGGGCTCGAGCTGGCTGCGGCGCACGGCGATCCCACCGCGCTGGAGACCGCGCACCGCTCGCTGGTCGACGCGCTGGTCGCCGCCCGCGCCGACACGCGCGCGCTGGCCGACCGCCTCGGCGAGCCCTGA
- a CDS encoding RluA family pseudouridine synthase: MESRSLPVPDGLDGVRVDAALAKMLGFSRTFAAEIADAGGAELDGRIVGRSDRLRAGGWLSVSWEPKREPEVVPVEVPDLGIVHDDDDIVVVDKPSGVAAHPSLGWDGPTVLGALAAGGYRIATTGAAERQGVVHRLDVGTSGLMVVAKTESAYTALKRAFKEREVEKIYHTVVQGHPDPLAGTIDAPIGRHPSHSWKFAVRPEGKDSVTHYETLEAFPGASLLEVHLETGRTHQIRVHMAAHRHPCVGDPLYGADPTMSARLGLTRQWLHARELSFTHPLTGEWVTFTSEYAPDLAAALAILRRD; this comes from the coding sequence ATGGAGTCGCGCAGCCTGCCCGTTCCCGACGGGCTCGACGGCGTCCGTGTCGACGCCGCGCTCGCGAAGATGCTCGGCTTCTCACGGACGTTCGCTGCAGAGATCGCCGACGCCGGCGGCGCGGAGCTCGACGGCCGGATCGTCGGACGCTCTGACCGCCTGCGCGCAGGCGGTTGGCTCTCGGTCAGTTGGGAGCCCAAACGCGAGCCCGAGGTCGTTCCCGTCGAGGTGCCGGATCTCGGCATCGTCCACGACGACGACGACATCGTGGTGGTCGACAAGCCGTCGGGCGTGGCGGCGCATCCCTCCCTCGGGTGGGACGGTCCGACCGTGCTCGGTGCCCTCGCGGCCGGCGGTTATCGAATCGCGACGACCGGTGCCGCCGAGCGGCAGGGCGTCGTGCACCGCCTGGATGTCGGCACCAGCGGCCTCATGGTGGTCGCGAAGACCGAGAGCGCCTACACCGCGCTGAAGCGCGCGTTCAAGGAGCGCGAGGTCGAGAAGATCTACCACACCGTCGTCCAGGGACACCCCGACCCCCTCGCGGGCACGATCGACGCGCCGATCGGGCGGCATCCGTCGCACTCGTGGAAGTTCGCGGTCCGCCCCGAGGGCAAGGATTCGGTGACTCATTACGAGACGCTGGAGGCCTTCCCCGGCGCATCCTTGCTCGAAGTGCACCTCGAGACCGGCCGCACGCACCAGATCCGCGTGCACATGGCCGCGCACCGGCATCCGTGCGTCGGTGACCCGCTCTACGGCGCCGATCCCACGATGTCGGCGCGCCTCGGCCTCACCCGCCAGTGGCTCCATGCCCGCGAGCTCTCGTTCACGCATCCGCTGACCGGGGAATGGGTCACCTTCACCTCCGAGTACGCGCCGGATCTCGCCGCCGCTCTCGCGATCCTCCGGCGCGACTGA
- the lspA gene encoding signal peptidase II, with translation MSDRRPLRQAAAGIIIASLAVLVLAADQFAKLLAIAQLPPEQPVPVIGDFLIFYLVRNPGAAFSLGEGVTWIFTIAMAAVAVAIVVIARRIRSRIWAVVLGLLLGGVLGNLTDRLFREPGFAVGHVIDYISTPWMMPAIYNVADIFIVTMMISVALLVLVGLRFDGTRERRSNAAAQAEDASESGDVTPLGTGELRDPLFPTADPDAGAPPAAGDGRRES, from the coding sequence TTGTCGGACCGACGACCCCTGCGTCAGGCGGCGGCCGGCATCATCATCGCGTCTCTCGCGGTGCTGGTGCTGGCCGCCGACCAGTTTGCGAAGCTCCTCGCGATCGCCCAGCTGCCCCCGGAGCAGCCGGTGCCCGTCATCGGGGACTTCCTGATCTTCTACCTCGTGCGAAATCCCGGGGCCGCGTTCTCGCTGGGTGAGGGTGTGACCTGGATCTTCACGATCGCGATGGCGGCTGTCGCCGTGGCCATCGTGGTCATCGCTCGTCGCATCCGCTCTCGGATCTGGGCGGTCGTTCTGGGTCTGCTCCTCGGCGGTGTCCTGGGCAACCTCACTGACCGCTTGTTCCGCGAACCCGGATTCGCGGTCGGCCACGTGATCGACTACATCTCGACGCCGTGGATGATGCCCGCGATCTACAACGTCGCCGACATCTTCATCGTGACGATGATGATCTCCGTCGCCCTGCTCGTCCTCGTCGGACTTCGTTTCGATGGGACGCGCGAGCGTCGCTCGAATGCCGCTGCGCAGGCGGAGGACGCGTCCGAGTCGGGCGACGTGACGCCGCTCGGCACGGGTGAGCTGCGCGATCCGCTGTTCCCCACGGCAGACCCCGACGCGGGCGCTCCGCCGGCGGCGGGTGACGGCCGCCGCGAGAGCTGA
- a CDS encoding DivIVA domain-containing protein — protein MALTPDDVVTKQFQHVRFKEGFDPDEVDDFLDEIVVEWRKTIAENDELKAKVAALESGAPAAPAAAETVVEEPVAETPAPAPTPAPAPAPAPAEGAAATAGIIELAQRLHDEHVAEGKAQRDQLIADAQAQAATIVAEAEAKGRDEIARQEKERKALEARITELRQFERDYRAELRSFIEGKLRDLETSPSGSSSTPVSAIGL, from the coding sequence ATGGCATTGACTCCGGATGACGTCGTCACCAAGCAGTTCCAGCACGTCCGGTTCAAGGAGGGCTTCGACCCGGACGAGGTCGACGACTTCCTCGACGAGATCGTCGTCGAATGGCGTAAGACCATCGCCGAGAACGATGAGCTGAAGGCGAAGGTCGCGGCCCTCGAGTCCGGCGCCCCCGCCGCTCCCGCTGCCGCGGAGACCGTCGTCGAGGAGCCCGTCGCAGAGACGCCGGCTCCCGCTCCGACCCCCGCTCCGGCTCCGGCTCCGGCTCCCGCCGAGGGTGCCGCAGCCACGGCCGGCATCATCGAGCTTGCGCAGCGTCTGCACGACGAGCACGTCGCCGAGGGCAAGGCGCAGCGCGACCAGCTCATCGCCGACGCCCAGGCCCAGGCCGCGACCATCGTCGCCGAGGCCGAGGCCAAGGGCCGCGACGAGATCGCCCGCCAGGAGAAGGAGCGCAAGGCGCTCGAGGCCCGCATCACCGAGCTCCGTCAGTTCGAGCGCGACTACCGCGCCGAGCTGCGCAGCTTCATCGAGGGCAAGCTCCGCGACCTCGAGACCTCGCCCAGCGGTTCGTCCAGCACGCCCGTCTCGGCCATCGGTCTCTGA
- a CDS encoding YggT family protein, with translation MEVVRLVASIANILLLIYLLVLFARLVLDYIPIFNREWRPSGAGLVAAELVYTVTDPPIKLFRRFIPPLRVGPIAIDFAFTLTMLLCFILLSVTGSLAR, from the coding sequence GTGGAGGTCGTCCGCCTCGTCGCCTCGATCGCGAACATCCTGCTGCTGATCTACCTGCTGGTGCTGTTCGCGCGGTTGGTGCTGGATTACATCCCCATCTTCAACCGCGAATGGCGCCCCAGCGGTGCGGGTCTCGTGGCCGCTGAGCTCGTCTACACGGTCACGGACCCGCCCATCAAGCTGTTCCGTCGTTTCATTCCCCCGCTGCGCGTCGGCCCGATCGCGATCGACTTCGCGTTCACGCTGACGATGCTGCTCTGTTTCATCCTGCTGTCGGTCACCGGTTCCCTCGCAAGGTGA
- a CDS encoding cell division protein SepF, producing MSNPLKKTMVYLGLADEEEVYEEQPAPVRERRSKPEQVVEKAAPVTPIHRPAVVRQPSVGAVTEILTVHPKQYRDAQIIAENFREGVPVIINLSQMSDADARRLIDFASGLSLGLYGRIERVTSKVFLLSPENVAVSGDGAVAQADPEATPFAAQQ from the coding sequence ATGTCGAACCCGCTGAAGAAGACCATGGTCTACCTGGGCCTCGCTGACGAGGAAGAGGTCTACGAGGAGCAGCCCGCTCCGGTGCGCGAGCGCCGCAGCAAGCCCGAGCAGGTCGTCGAGAAAGCCGCGCCCGTGACCCCCATCCACCGCCCCGCGGTCGTCCGTCAGCCGTCCGTCGGCGCGGTGACCGAGATTCTCACCGTGCACCCCAAGCAGTACCGCGATGCCCAGATCATCGCCGAGAACTTCCGCGAGGGCGTGCCGGTCATCATCAACCTGTCGCAGATGAGCGACGCCGACGCGCGCCGTCTCATCGACTTCGCGAGCGGACTCTCGCTGGGCCTCTACGGCCGCATCGAGCGCGTGACGAGCAAGGTGTTCCTGCTCTCGCCGGAGAACGTCGCCGTCTCGGGCGACGGAGCCGTCGCGCAGGCCGACCCCGAAGCGACGCCGTTCGCTGCACAGCAGTAA
- a CDS encoding YggS family pyridoxal phosphate-dependent enzyme, producing the protein MGDTLASRLASIDERIADAARAAGRDATDITRIVVTKFHPASLVRELHALGVREVGENRQQELSTKREETSDLLDLVWHFIGQAQTNKARAIRDAASAVHTIDRARLADALQRAGGEGDAPLDVLVQVNLTDDPGRGGVAPGDLEALVEHVLGCDTLRLRGVMAVAPLDEEPAAAFARVAEYAARVRRLEPAASWISAGMTGDFVEAIAAGATHLRIGSAITGPRPLHG; encoded by the coding sequence GTGGGCGACACCCTCGCATCCCGTCTGGCATCGATCGACGAGCGCATCGCGGATGCGGCGCGAGCCGCGGGCCGAGACGCGACCGACATCACCCGGATCGTGGTCACCAAGTTCCACCCCGCGTCGCTCGTGCGTGAGCTTCACGCGCTCGGCGTGCGCGAGGTGGGGGAGAACCGTCAGCAGGAGCTGTCGACCAAGCGCGAGGAGACGTCCGACCTCCTGGATCTCGTCTGGCATTTCATCGGTCAGGCCCAGACCAACAAGGCGCGCGCCATCCGGGATGCCGCTTCCGCCGTGCACACGATCGATCGCGCGCGCCTCGCCGACGCGCTGCAGCGGGCGGGCGGCGAGGGTGATGCCCCGCTCGACGTGCTGGTGCAGGTCAACCTCACCGACGACCCGGGACGCGGGGGAGTCGCCCCGGGTGATCTCGAGGCGCTGGTCGAGCATGTCCTCGGTTGCGACACCCTCCGCCTGCGCGGGGTGATGGCGGTGGCGCCCCTGGACGAAGAACCCGCCGCGGCTTTCGCCCGCGTGGCCGAGTACGCTGCGCGCGTGCGCCGACTCGAGCCCGCGGCGAGCTGGATCTCTGCCGGGATGACCGGTGATTTCGTCGAAGCGATCGCCGCGGGCGCGACACACCTGCGGATCGGGTCGGCAATCACGGGTCCGCGCCCGCTACACGGTTAG
- the ftsZ gene encoding cell division protein FtsZ codes for MSQNQNYLAVIKVVGVGGGGVNAVNRMIELGLRGVEFIAVNTDAQALLMSDADVKLDVGRELTRGLGAGADPEVGRRAAEDHAEEIEEALAGADMVFVTAGEGGGTGTGGAPVVARIAKSIGALTIGVVTKPFSFEGRRRQSQAEAGVAKLKEEVDTLIVVPNDRLLEISDRGISMIEAFATADQVLLAGVQGITDLITTPGLINLDFADVKSVMQGAGSALMGIGSSRGADRAIKAAELAVESPLLEASIEGAHGVLLSIQGGSNLGIFEINDAAQLVKEAAHPEANIIFGTVIDDTLGDEVRVTVIAAGFDGGEPSPRLEPVTATRPAVNPLTTPAAPAVAAEEAAASTQAPAAEEPPAVPVTAGVSESSSYDSAFGDDDLDIPDFLK; via the coding sequence ATGAGCCAGAACCAGAACTACCTCGCGGTCATCAAGGTCGTCGGGGTGGGTGGCGGTGGAGTCAACGCCGTCAATCGGATGATCGAGCTGGGTCTGCGCGGAGTGGAGTTCATCGCGGTGAACACCGACGCCCAGGCGCTGCTGATGAGCGACGCGGACGTCAAGCTCGACGTCGGTCGCGAACTCACGCGCGGTCTCGGAGCGGGAGCGGATCCCGAGGTCGGCCGACGTGCCGCCGAGGATCACGCCGAGGAGATCGAGGAGGCGCTGGCCGGTGCCGACATGGTCTTCGTGACCGCCGGCGAGGGCGGCGGGACCGGCACGGGCGGCGCGCCCGTCGTGGCACGCATCGCCAAGTCGATCGGCGCCCTGACGATCGGTGTCGTCACCAAGCCGTTCTCCTTCGAGGGCCGTCGTCGCCAGAGCCAGGCCGAAGCGGGCGTCGCGAAGCTGAAGGAAGAGGTCGACACCCTCATCGTCGTCCCCAACGACCGTCTGCTGGAGATCAGCGACCGGGGCATCTCGATGATCGAGGCCTTCGCCACCGCGGACCAGGTGCTGCTCGCCGGTGTGCAGGGCATCACGGACCTCATCACGACCCCGGGTCTCATCAACCTCGACTTCGCCGACGTGAAGTCCGTCATGCAGGGGGCCGGCTCCGCCCTCATGGGCATCGGATCCTCTCGCGGCGCGGACCGCGCCATCAAGGCTGCCGAGCTGGCCGTCGAGTCGCCGTTGCTCGAAGCGTCGATCGAGGGTGCGCACGGTGTGCTGCTGTCCATCCAGGGCGGTTCGAACCTCGGCATCTTCGAGATCAACGATGCGGCTCAGCTCGTGAAGGAAGCGGCGCACCCGGAGGCGAACATCATCTTCGGTACGGTCATCGACGACACCCTCGGCGACGAGGTGCGCGTGACGGTCATCGCGGCGGGATTCGACGGCGGCGAGCCCAGCCCGCGCCTCGAGCCCGTCACGGCGACGCGCCCCGCGGTCAATCCGCTCACGACGCCGGCCGCGCCGGCCGTCGCCGCCGAGGAAGCCGCCGCGTCGACCCAGGCTCCCGCCGCGGAGGAGCCGCCGGCCGTGCCGGTCACCGCGGGTGTGTCGGAGTCGTCCTCGTACGACTCCGCCTTCGGCGATGACGACCTCGACATCCCCGACTTCCTGAAGTAA
- a CDS encoding FtsQ-type POTRA domain-containing protein, which translates to MRRPAPLPPQGGKPADAPLRARPAKPPREETPRPDADADVQETAPIAPLFLNQGAPAAPTTDAAPTAGGESAARADTDTAPVGWRDVWRAARSRRKALRAEVRRFTVRQRRRRIIWLSVAASLVLVTIATVGAAYSPLFAVQQITVVGTSQLAAADVEAALDDQRGTPLAAIDTSSIKAALVAFPLVESYTLEARPPHELVVRIVERTPIGVISGAAGYTLVDAAGVALSTSPTPPAGYPLVDAAGGEDGVAFAAIGRTMRALPADLRAQVTQVEAKTADDVTLTLGGTNTRVVWGSADESALKALVLQKLTATRPPDGVAVYDVSSPEVPVIR; encoded by the coding sequence ATGCGTCGACCCGCGCCGTTGCCACCGCAAGGCGGGAAGCCCGCCGACGCGCCCCTGCGCGCGCGCCCGGCGAAGCCGCCGCGCGAGGAGACTCCTCGCCCCGACGCGGATGCGGATGTCCAGGAGACGGCGCCGATCGCGCCGCTGTTCCTGAACCAGGGCGCGCCCGCGGCCCCGACGACCGACGCGGCGCCGACCGCCGGCGGTGAGAGCGCCGCACGCGCCGACACGGATACGGCCCCCGTCGGGTGGCGTGACGTGTGGCGCGCCGCCCGCTCCCGCCGCAAGGCGCTGCGAGCCGAGGTCCGACGGTTCACGGTCCGCCAGCGCCGTCGGCGCATCATCTGGCTGAGCGTCGCCGCATCCCTCGTGCTCGTCACGATCGCGACCGTCGGCGCGGCCTACAGCCCCCTGTTCGCGGTGCAGCAGATCACCGTCGTGGGGACGTCGCAGCTGGCGGCCGCCGACGTCGAGGCCGCTCTCGACGATCAGCGCGGCACCCCGCTCGCCGCGATCGACACGTCCTCGATCAAGGCGGCGCTGGTGGCGTTCCCGCTCGTGGAGAGCTATACGCTGGAAGCACGCCCGCCGCATGAGCTCGTCGTGCGGATCGTGGAGCGGACGCCGATCGGGGTGATCTCCGGTGCGGCCGGCTACACCCTCGTGGACGCGGCCGGTGTCGCGCTCTCGACCTCGCCGACACCGCCCGCGGGATACCCCCTCGTCGACGCGGCGGGGGGTGAGGACGGCGTCGCGTTCGCCGCGATCGGCAGGACGATGCGCGCCCTGCCGGCCGATCTGCGCGCGCAGGTGACGCAGGTCGAGGCGAAGACCGCCGACGATGTGACGCTCACCCTCGGGGGGACGAACACCCGCGTGGTGTGGGGGAGTGCGGACGAGTCCGCCCTCAAGGCGCTCGTGCTCCAGAAGCTGACGGCGACGCGGCCACCGGACGGCGTGGCCGTCTACGACGTCTCCTCGCCCGAGGTCCCGGTCATCCGCTGA